In Natronococcus sp. AD-5, the genomic window CGATCGGGTCCGGTACCATGACCGGAGACTCGCCGAACACGCCGATCAGGGCCAGTGCGAGCACGAGCGCCGGAAACGCGAGCATGGTGTCCGCGATACGCATCAGCCCGTCGTCGACTCGACCGCCGTAGTATCCCGCGACGAGCCCGAACGGAACGCCTATCAGCAGCGCCATACTCGTGCCGAGAATCCCGACGAACAGCGAGACGCGCGCCCCGTAGAGGAACCGCGAGTAGACGTCCTGCCCGACGTTGTTCGTCCCGAAGATGTGATCGCCGGTCGACTCAACGGTCACTTCGCCGATTTCGCCGTCCGACGCGACCTGCGTCGTGTACTCGTGTCCGATCGGCGGATACTCGGCTCCCTGCTCGGCGTAGTATCCCGTCCGAGTCGGATTGTGCGTGGCCAGAAGCGGCGCGAACACCGCCATGAAGACGATGGAGACCAGCAGCAGCAGGCCGATCTTTGGGAGCAAGCTCTCGGAGAACGTCTGTTTCAGGTTCGACTTGACTCTCTCTGATATCATTTTTCGTTCACCCGCGGATCGAGGTAGGTGTAG contains:
- a CDS encoding ABC transporter permease, with protein sequence MISERVKSNLKQTFSESLLPKIGLLLLVSIVFMAVFAPLLATHNPTRTGYYAEQGAEYPPIGHEYTTQVASDGEIGEVTVESTGDHIFGTNNVGQDVYSRFLYGARVSLFVGILGTSMALLIGVPFGLVAGYYGGRVDDGLMRIADTMLAFPALVLALALIGVFGESPVMVPDPIVMAGLADGMPESIPIPGTVSIVVGLVTWVWFARVARGEALSIRNEEYVKAARSFGTSDKTILLKHVLPNSLTPIIVLATIQVAVIILLEASLAYLGFSGTTLSWGYEIERGQDVLRTRPWVSMVPGIGIVLAVISVNLLGDWFRDALDPNIEGEGR